DNA sequence from the Terriglobales bacterium genome:
AAATAGAAAGTCACGCGGTCCTGATCGCGGTCTAACCAGCTTGCAGCTCTTTCCCCACCGAGTCCAGCACGCCGTTGATGAACTGTATCGATTCGGGACTAGAGTAGCGGTGGGCGATGTCGAGAGCTTCGTTAATCACGATGGCTCGCGGAGTGGTCGGGAATCCGAGGAACTCGGCGACCCCGAGGCGCAGCAGATTGCGATCGACTGCCGGCATGCGATCCATGCGCCAATGTTCTGCATGCTTCTGGATTAGGTCATCAATTTGTTGGCTGCGGTCACAGGCCACGCGGAAAAGATCGTCAGCAAAGCCGCGGGTGGAATCGTCCACGTTCGATCGTTCGTGCCAGAATGTCTTGCGCACCTGCTCTTCGCTCTGCTTTCCCATATCGGATTGGAAGAGCATCTGTAGCGCGAGTTCGCGCGATTTGCGGCGCTTCCCTGCTTTAACGGCCATCCGTCGCTCCGCGTTTTAGCTTGCCTTTGAGTGACACCATTTCGATGGCAGTCGCGGCCGCTTCCCACCCTTTGTTTCCGCTTTTGAGACCGGCACGATCGATCGCCTGCTCGAGGCTTTCGCAGGTGAGGACGCCATACGTATGCGGCACGCCGGTGTCCTGTGCTGATTGTCCAATGCCGCGCGTGACCTCGGTCGCAATGTGTTCGT
Encoded proteins:
- the nusB gene encoding transcription antitermination factor NusB, with the protein product MAVKAGKRRKSRELALQMLFQSDMGKQSEEQVRKTFWHERSNVDDSTRGFADDLFRVACDRSQQIDDLIQKHAEHWRMDRMPAVDRNLLRLGVAEFLGFPTTPRAIVINEALDIAHRYSSPESIQFINGVLDSVGKELQAG